Proteins from a single region of Aquirhabdus parva:
- a CDS encoding LysR substrate-binding domain-containing protein gives MRIDLTDLRLFLLVVEHGSLTQGAVAMNLSLAAVSERISNMESILGTPLFERVRRGVRTTVAGDALIRHARLILGQVEQMRGELDTYASGLKGRVRLMSNTAALSSFLPQKLCDFLARYPDLSVDVDEKPSTDIVLAVAKGHADLGIVANIIDLAALQAEVIAQDQLVVVVKRTHRIASLPFVTLAEIVDEKFIGLSDAALERHLGERASLLGRKIDYRIRMRSIENVCMMLEAEIGIAVLSASAIESLQRPDLVIVPLQEPWATRQLYVCARDFAALPPRTQLLASFLMGALDSIETGRLQT, from the coding sequence ATGCGTATCGACCTGACGGATCTACGCTTGTTTCTACTGGTGGTGGAACATGGCAGTCTAACCCAAGGCGCGGTCGCCATGAACCTGTCCTTGGCGGCGGTCAGTGAACGCATCTCCAATATGGAGTCGATCTTGGGCACGCCGCTGTTTGAACGCGTCCGACGCGGCGTGCGGACAACGGTCGCTGGGGATGCCTTGATTCGTCATGCGCGTTTGATCTTGGGTCAAGTCGAGCAGATGCGCGGTGAGCTGGATACCTATGCGTCAGGACTCAAAGGCCGCGTGCGGCTGATGTCAAATACCGCTGCGCTCAGTTCTTTTCTGCCGCAAAAGCTCTGTGACTTTCTTGCTCGTTATCCCGATCTGTCTGTCGATGTGGATGAGAAACCCAGTACGGATATTGTGCTTGCCGTCGCCAAAGGGCATGCGGACTTGGGGATTGTCGCGAATATTATCGACCTTGCCGCGCTACAGGCAGAGGTGATTGCGCAGGATCAGCTGGTGGTCGTGGTCAAGCGCACGCATCGCATCGCCAGCCTGCCCTTTGTGACACTGGCTGAGATTGTTGATGAGAAGTTTATCGGTCTGTCGGATGCAGCTTTGGAGCGACACTTGGGTGAGCGTGCCTCGCTGCTGGGACGCAAGATTGATTATCGGATTCGTATGCGCAGTATTGAGAATGTCTGCATGATGCTGGAGGCAGAAATCGGCATCGCGGTATTGTCCGCATCCGCCATTGAGTCCCTCCAGCGACCTGATCTAGTGATTGTTCCCTTACAAGAACCGTGGGCGACGCGTCAGCTTTATGTTTGTGCAAGAGACTTTGCGGCGCTGCCGCCGAGGACGCAGTTGCTGGCGAGTTTTCTAATGGGTGCGCTTGACTCTATAGAAACAGGCCGCTTGCAAACTTAA
- a CDS encoding DUF1398 domain-containing protein gives MFTIDHISQIHASVKLGSNFPQYVQDLKALGMAYYDVFACDGHSEYYSTSRERLESPKKYPTIGIASKGDAHALRRTISLHQLGSINFLTFCHEAASAGVKYWRIDVTHLRCIFYDMAGHEILIEPIPHPQPTSILAQSFKSPLFKPMAHQTR, from the coding sequence ATGTTTACCATCGATCATATTTCCCAGATTCATGCCAGCGTCAAATTGGGATCAAACTTTCCCCAATATGTGCAGGACCTAAAAGCCCTCGGTATGGCGTATTACGACGTCTTTGCCTGTGATGGTCACTCCGAGTATTACTCCACCAGTCGCGAGCGGCTGGAATCCCCGAAGAAGTATCCAACTATAGGTATTGCATCCAAAGGCGATGCCCATGCCCTACGCCGTACCATCAGTCTACATCAGCTCGGCAGCATCAACTTTCTGACCTTCTGCCATGAGGCCGCAAGTGCTGGAGTCAAATACTGGCGTATCGATGTGACGCACTTGCGCTGTATTTTTTATGATATGGCAGGGCATGAGATTTTGATTGAGCCGATTCCTCATCCTCAGCCAACGTCAATCCTTGCTCAATCTTTCAAATCACCTTTGTTTAAACCGATGGCCCATCAGACGCGATAG
- a CDS encoding DUF6572 domain-containing protein, translating to MSKNDIGFLINTEEKLAIMTLTDHFNWLEVSGNSQKENEAMEAMHEAIEYALSYLANGGFIDDYPVVKNSNFYLRILPTSNLSDFAYRFYEHVAEFSKSIGVSFILDVISQDARILHPDVQARL from the coding sequence ATGTCAAAAAACGATATAGGATTTTTGATTAACACTGAAGAAAAACTAGCAATAATGACTTTAACTGACCATTTTAATTGGCTAGAAGTATCAGGGAATAGTCAAAAAGAAAATGAAGCGATGGAAGCAATGCATGAAGCTATAGAATATGCTTTAAGTTATCTAGCGAATGGTGGATTTATAGATGACTACCCTGTTGTCAAAAATTCTAATTTTTATTTGAGAATTTTGCCGACCTCTAATTTAAGCGATTTCGCTTATCGGTTTTATGAGCACGTAGCCGAATTTTCTAAAAGTATTGGTGTTAGTTTTATATTGGATGTCATAAGTCAGGATGCTCGTATCTTACATCCGGATGTTCAAGCAAGGCTATAG
- a CDS encoding Ig-like domain-containing protein: MSFILAACGGGGGDGGVVTATLQSVTVTPTSASVAAGLTQQFTATGNYSDGTSQAIASPTWTSSDQTVATIDSKGLVTSRKAGTATLTANFNGISGSTTLTVTTAKLQSITVTPASSSVAAGLTQQFTATGNYSDGTSQAIATPAWSSSDTTTATVNASGLVTSIKAGSATLTATLSGISGSAALTVTTATLQKINVTPASPSIAAGLTQQLTATGVYSDGTTQAIATPIWSSTNTTAATVDANGLVKTLKAGSSTIVATFGGVAGSATLTVTAAKLVSFVLVPPFAEFTTTTGPIVFPTSSTIPIDLASKAYIDLAQFSDGTYHDFNPTWTSSDISVATVGSTGMVTGLKAGKVTITATYDGISRSVTVTISTGTLSSLRIQGYDIITSLPLNYRASLLAAAVFSDNSNKSYSVTATWSSSDTSVATVDAKGNLAVIGVGTTTITASYKGKSVALTLKSIAPVAKPSFVVTCDPTKPMTISADTWNAIFGKDTINITQWVIVDPVSCKNYPVIRLNIDQGYILESTRISSALFGPATTYGSTISPTGWWLGPTPLPLYVGAKVTVAYTDGESDQSTPIYSFIAQ, from the coding sequence ATGAGTTTCATCCTTGCCGCATGTGGCGGCGGGGGTGGTGATGGCGGCGTGGTGACAGCAACGCTACAATCCGTGACAGTGACCCCGACTTCAGCCAGTGTAGCTGCGGGTCTGACTCAGCAATTCACCGCAACGGGTAACTACTCCGACGGCACCTCGCAAGCTATCGCTTCGCCGACATGGACATCATCCGATCAGACGGTTGCAACCATTGACAGTAAGGGTCTGGTCACCTCGCGTAAAGCAGGTACGGCAACCCTGACTGCCAATTTCAATGGCATCAGCGGAAGTACCACTCTTACGGTGACCACGGCTAAACTCCAGTCGATTACGGTGACGCCAGCCTCATCCAGTGTGGCGGCAGGACTGACTCAACAGTTTACGGCTACGGGGAACTACTCCGATGGCACATCGCAAGCGATTGCCACACCAGCGTGGAGCTCATCAGATACCACTACAGCAACGGTGAATGCTTCTGGCCTTGTGACCTCGATCAAAGCAGGCAGCGCAACACTGACCGCGACTTTGAGTGGGATTAGCGGCAGTGCAGCATTGACCGTGACTACAGCGACTTTGCAAAAGATCAATGTCACACCGGCTTCTCCGAGTATTGCAGCGGGACTTACACAGCAGTTGACGGCGACTGGTGTTTACTCAGATGGGACTACTCAAGCGATTGCCACGCCCATATGGAGTTCGACAAATACGACTGCAGCAACGGTAGATGCAAATGGGCTGGTTAAAACGCTTAAAGCAGGAAGCTCAACCATTGTCGCGACCTTTGGTGGCGTAGCAGGTAGTGCAACGCTGACGGTTACGGCGGCAAAGCTTGTTTCGTTTGTACTGGTTCCACCATTTGCAGAATTCACAACAACGACTGGACCAATTGTATTTCCGACATCTTCAACGATTCCAATTGATCTTGCTTCTAAAGCCTATATTGATCTAGCACAATTTAGCGATGGTACATATCACGATTTCAACCCGACTTGGACGTCATCAGACATCTCGGTAGCTACGGTAGGATCAACAGGAATGGTTACTGGTTTAAAGGCTGGTAAAGTTACGATCACGGCCACATATGACGGGATATCTCGATCCGTAACCGTGACGATCTCCACTGGAACGCTATCTTCACTTAGAATCCAAGGCTACGACATCATTACAAGTCTCCCTTTAAACTATAGGGCATCACTTCTTGCTGCTGCGGTGTTTTCCGATAATAGCAATAAGAGCTATAGCGTGACTGCGACATGGAGTTCATCGGATACATCAGTTGCAACCGTTGATGCTAAAGGGAATTTAGCTGTGATCGGCGTAGGTACTACCACAATCACAGCCAGCTATAAAGGGAAGTCTGTTGCTTTAACATTAAAATCCATTGCGCCAGTAGCCAAACCATCGTTTGTCGTCACTTGTGACCCCACCAAACCGATGACCATTTCGGCAGATACATGGAATGCCATATTTGGAAAAGATACGATCAACATTACACAATGGGTCATTGTTGACCCTGTTTCTTGTAAAAACTACCCTGTAATTAGGCTCAATATTGATCAAGGTTATATCCTTGAATCAACTCGGATCAGTTCAGCTCTTTTCGGGCCAGCAACAACCTATGGCAGTACGATCTCGCCGACTGGGTGGTGGCTGGGACCGACTCCATTGCCGTTATATGTCGGGGCAAAAGTGACTGTTGCTTATACTGATGGTGAGTCTGACCAATCAACGCCGATATATAGCTTCATCGCACAATAA
- a CDS encoding TetR/AcrR family transcriptional regulator gives MSTIARKQRELMQRNTLLLDIAQEMLEESGFASLSLDKLAARTEFSKGTIYNHFMSKEDLLTALCVRALQIQLSLYLRVFDFPGNSREKILALHYAYNLYARQHPALFMCVLSGLAQNIVEKTSAHQMAERHTYERRVTAVLDEIVQTAMDAGDIQAPRADTVEIISFANWAMSFGTTALLQAAGRASSIERIDADTAFIRNIGVMLDGLQWRPLCKDWDYEDTWQRLHEFFGVKAGESVA, from the coding sequence ATGAGTACGATTGCGCGTAAACAACGTGAACTGATGCAACGCAATACCCTGCTACTGGATATTGCCCAAGAGATGCTGGAAGAATCAGGCTTTGCCAGTCTATCTCTAGATAAACTGGCAGCGAGAACGGAATTCTCGAAAGGCACGATTTATAACCATTTTATGAGTAAAGAGGATCTGCTCACGGCATTGTGCGTCCGCGCCCTGCAAATCCAATTGTCCCTCTACTTACGGGTCTTCGACTTTCCTGGCAACTCACGTGAGAAGATCCTAGCGCTGCACTATGCCTACAATCTCTATGCCCGTCAGCATCCGGCACTGTTTATGTGTGTGCTGAGCGGCCTTGCGCAAAACATCGTGGAGAAAACCTCGGCACATCAGATGGCAGAGCGGCACACCTATGAGCGCCGCGTCACCGCCGTACTTGATGAGATTGTACAAACCGCCATGGATGCGGGGGATATCCAAGCCCCTCGCGCCGATACCGTCGAGATCATCTCCTTTGCCAATTGGGCTATGAGCTTTGGCACCACAGCCTTGCTTCAAGCCGCAGGACGTGCCAGTTCCATTGAGCGTATTGATGCCGACACCGCTTTCATCCGTAACATCGGCGTCATGCTCGACGGTCTCCAGTGGCGTCCACTCTGCAAAGATTGGGACTACGAAGACACTTGGCAGCGCCTGCATGAGTTCTTTGGAGTGAAGGCGGGGGAGTCGGTTGCTTAA
- a CDS encoding thermostable hemolysin — MKIKFAWPNTREWEDAVRLAKEKYVQSFNAKTSPNPTCFVVGILPDESGTETVAACAGLTFADSRQLFSEQYLPLPIEQHIQQAENQSVERNAIVEVGSLASVYPQAGSELARLMPLICWCIGMRYFICTSTVQLRKLLTKLNIAFKPLLVVEQQNLSENMVERWGSYYEQQPETGYVCIAQHATNFGSHTGLFMFENLVIKAKLPPKQNPVTAKKDKEDDYAMA, encoded by the coding sequence ATGAAAATCAAGTTTGCTTGGCCAAATACGCGTGAATGGGAAGATGCGGTACGTCTGGCCAAAGAAAAATATGTGCAAAGTTTTAATGCCAAAACCAGTCCCAACCCAACCTGCTTTGTGGTGGGGATTCTGCCTGATGAGTCAGGGACTGAAACAGTGGCGGCATGCGCCGGTCTGACCTTTGCGGATTCACGGCAATTGTTCTCCGAGCAATATCTGCCGCTGCCGATTGAACAGCATATTCAGCAGGCCGAGAACCAGTCGGTAGAGCGTAATGCGATTGTCGAGGTGGGTTCGCTGGCCTCGGTCTATCCCCAAGCCGGCAGTGAACTGGCGCGTTTGATGCCGCTGATCTGCTGGTGTATCGGTATGCGCTACTTCATTTGTACGTCTACCGTACAACTGCGCAAGCTACTAACCAAGCTGAATATTGCATTCAAACCGCTACTCGTGGTTGAGCAGCAGAACCTCAGTGAAAACATGGTAGAGCGCTGGGGTAGCTACTACGAACAACAACCCGAAACCGGCTATGTCTGTATCGCCCAGCATGCGACTAACTTTGGCTCTCATACCGGCTTGTTTATGTTTGAAAACTTGGTGATCAAAGCCAAGTTGCCACCTAAACAAAACCCAGTTACTGCAAAAAAAGACAAGGAAGACGACTATGCAATGGCTTAA
- a CDS encoding AMP-binding protein, translated as MQWLNQILTHCQNNPDHPMVEVLSSAGESTVYRSQEIVATAEALSQWLNESKVLRGRPLKIGLVTHNSVEWVVADLALLLSNSIEVPVPLAFSTDQAAHLLHDVDLCLVDQKGLQRLNAWFPENDPELRCPPYHLLEMDTLLALAKHRVPDISAVHAPADDEQTLCKIIHTSGTTSRPKGVKIRSQGIGHLLVSLHGRVAKGTYARYLSLVPLSLLIEQVVGVYLTFLDGGTLVFLPANEPLLGESNATTKQMLTWLARAKPAALTLPPSMVEALLAECRLHPNESVAARLSRLFGEAAVPFIACGGAPTDPKVLLELIAYGLPVYEGYGLSENSSVVAWNSPHCFKLGTVGKPLEHVQIKLNAHKELLVKSTSLFAGYANLDPSSCDIDSEGWLHTGDIAEIDDEGYLRIFGRKKNLIITANGRNVSPEWVESRYKSLDAVEHAVLFGDGLESLHGFFVIAPQHDLNHAATEIQAFGRHLSEIERVEQISVVQSSEQIYADFFTVTGRPLRDRIWAWMNESRAATTATHPAPQLVDA; from the coding sequence ATGCAATGGCTTAATCAAATCCTGACCCACTGCCAGAACAATCCCGATCATCCGATGGTGGAAGTGCTGTCCAGTGCGGGGGAATCGACGGTCTATCGCAGTCAGGAGATCGTGGCAACCGCAGAGGCGCTCAGCCAATGGCTAAATGAGTCGAAAGTCCTGCGCGGTCGTCCACTCAAGATTGGGCTGGTGACACACAACTCCGTGGAGTGGGTGGTGGCTGACCTTGCACTGTTGCTTTCAAACAGCATCGAAGTGCCAGTACCCCTCGCCTTCTCGACTGATCAAGCCGCGCACTTGCTGCATGATGTTGATCTGTGTCTGGTCGATCAAAAAGGGCTACAGCGTTTAAACGCTTGGTTCCCAGAGAATGATCCTGAACTTCGCTGCCCGCCCTATCACTTGCTGGAGATGGATACGCTGCTGGCACTTGCCAAGCACCGTGTGCCGGACATCAGCGCGGTGCATGCGCCTGCTGATGATGAACAGACTTTATGCAAAATCATCCATACCTCAGGCACGACCAGTCGCCCCAAGGGCGTTAAGATTCGCAGTCAAGGCATTGGTCACTTACTGGTGTCGCTGCATGGTCGTGTCGCCAAAGGCACGTATGCCCGCTATCTATCGCTGGTGCCACTGAGCCTGCTCATTGAGCAAGTGGTTGGCGTGTATTTGACGTTTCTGGATGGCGGCACGCTGGTGTTTTTGCCTGCCAATGAGCCGCTACTGGGTGAGTCAAATGCCACCACCAAGCAAATGTTGACCTGGCTTGCCCGTGCCAAACCGGCAGCGTTAACCCTGCCCCCGTCGATGGTCGAAGCCTTGCTTGCCGAGTGCCGTTTACATCCAAACGAGTCGGTCGCAGCACGCTTAAGCCGTTTGTTTGGTGAAGCGGCGGTGCCGTTCATTGCCTGTGGCGGCGCTCCGACTGATCCCAAAGTGCTACTGGAATTGATCGCTTATGGCCTACCTGTCTATGAAGGGTATGGCCTGAGTGAAAACAGTTCGGTGGTGGCATGGAACTCTCCGCACTGCTTCAAGCTGGGCACGGTCGGTAAGCCACTCGAACATGTGCAGATCAAACTCAACGCGCACAAAGAACTGTTGGTCAAGAGTACGTCTTTGTTTGCCGGCTATGCCAATTTAGATCCATCGAGCTGTGATATCGACAGCGAGGGCTGGCTGCATACCGGAGATATCGCAGAGATTGATGACGAAGGCTATCTACGCATCTTTGGTCGCAAGAAGAATCTGATCATCACAGCCAATGGCCGCAACGTGTCGCCGGAGTGGGTGGAGTCACGCTACAAGTCGCTGGATGCCGTGGAACATGCGGTGCTGTTTGGTGATGGGCTGGAGTCGCTGCATGGCTTCTTTGTCATTGCGCCGCAACATGATCTGAACCATGCGGCAACCGAAATTCAGGCTTTTGGTCGGCACCTGTCCGAGATTGAACGGGTGGAACAGATCAGTGTGGTGCAGAGCAGTGAACAGATCTATGCCGACTTTTTTACCGTGACCGGACGCCCACTGCGCGATCGGATATGGGCATGGATGAATGAAAGTCGTGCGGCCACCACCGCGACACATCCAGCACCGCAGTTGGTGGATGCTTAA
- a CDS encoding darcynin family protein produces the protein MKYAIVITYSFHPAWLQKTWQEREDYTRIHVEPIFASYAGKVSVRLFDAEAFSTRYSDFMLLETEDLKDYYYMIETLRESQLFKDNLVEFKEVILGIEDGFRNYERDVLNHPNP, from the coding sequence ATGAAATACGCCATTGTTATTACCTATAGCTTCCATCCGGCATGGTTGCAAAAAACATGGCAGGAGCGCGAGGACTATACCCGCATCCATGTCGAGCCGATCTTCGCCAGCTACGCCGGTAAGGTCTCAGTGCGCTTGTTTGATGCCGAAGCGTTTAGCACGCGCTACAGCGACTTCATGCTGCTTGAGACCGAAGATCTCAAAGATTACTACTACATGATCGAGACGCTGCGTGAGAGCCAATTGTTCAAGGACAACCTCGTGGAATTCAAAGAGGTGATTCTGGGCATTGAAGATGGCTTTCGTAACTATGAACGCGATGTCTTAAATCACCCTAATCCTTAA
- a CDS encoding diiron oxygenase, with translation MILKDLNQINKEAHIHTFHPSGLDWPERFDDEELKFLSRVAFNEEGHERAAIAYLTKELAQLAEIERHVSAVMTIVLADLQGEEDRLSEGFELHHALTCFAAEELQHANLFYRYVRLLSQDDFKYANNLFQARLTPYQGTDSPYIKLAALCCSAYIGESVITVFERKTRALDPEMKYFFTRLLYWHGLDEARHVQTDHFVFEHIVPNLTAAEQRRMRQILDITEALNGELATRFEAYTKEKFGFDYTENNYAHHTQLELTGKFRSLVFGERISKVDDAMDDEGRALLQRFSQAETIHV, from the coding sequence ATGATTCTTAAAGACTTAAACCAGATCAACAAAGAAGCGCATATCCACACCTTCCATCCGTCTGGATTGGATTGGCCTGAGCGTTTTGATGATGAAGAACTCAAATTCCTCTCTCGCGTCGCGTTCAATGAAGAAGGCCATGAGCGTGCAGCGATTGCCTATCTGACCAAAGAACTGGCGCAGTTGGCTGAGATCGAGCGCCATGTATCAGCAGTGATGACCATTGTGCTTGCTGACTTGCAGGGGGAAGAAGATCGCCTGTCGGAAGGCTTCGAGCTGCATCATGCGCTGACTTGCTTTGCGGCAGAAGAACTGCAACATGCCAATCTGTTTTACCGCTATGTGCGTCTCTTGTCACAAGACGACTTTAAATATGCCAACAACCTGTTTCAAGCGCGTTTGACCCCGTACCAAGGCACAGATTCTCCGTATATCAAACTGGCGGCACTGTGCTGCTCGGCTTATATCGGTGAGTCAGTCATCACCGTGTTTGAGCGCAAAACCCGCGCACTGGACCCAGAGATGAAGTACTTCTTCACTCGCCTGCTCTACTGGCATGGTCTGGATGAAGCCCGCCATGTGCAGACTGACCACTTCGTGTTTGAGCATATCGTGCCAAACCTGACAGCGGCTGAACAGCGCCGTATGCGTCAGATTCTGGACATCACCGAAGCGTTAAATGGTGAGCTTGCTACCCGCTTTGAAGCCTATACCAAAGAGAAGTTTGGCTTTGACTACACCGAAAACAACTATGCCCATCACACCCAACTGGAACTGACTGGCAAATTCCGCAGCCTCGTGTTTGGTGAGCGCATTTCTAAAGTGGATGACGCGATGGATGATGAAGGCCGTGCCCTACTCCAGCGCTTTTCTCAGGCTGAGACGATCCACGTCTAA